A window of Staphylococcus sp. 17KM0847 contains these coding sequences:
- the recU gene encoding Holliday junction resolvase RecU: protein MNYPNGKPFKPVRTQVGGHSGSQSSTINYGGRGMSLEKDIERSNKHYLKQNVAVIHKKPTPIQVVHVDYPKRSKAVIKEAYFRTPSTTDYNGVYKGRYVDFEAKETANKTSFPLQNIHEHQVEHMKQVAEHGGIAFLLLRFKGRDETYLLSFKAFMPFWKRYLDRIKKSISVEEVQENGYYIPYQYQPRLNYLNAVDKLILDESEDRV from the coding sequence ATGAACTATCCAAATGGTAAGCCTTTTAAACCAGTTAGGACTCAAGTCGGAGGTCATTCTGGCTCTCAATCCAGTACAATTAACTATGGTGGACGTGGTATGTCGCTTGAAAAGGATATTGAGCGTTCAAACAAGCACTATTTAAAGCAAAATGTAGCTGTTATTCATAAAAAACCAACACCTATTCAAGTTGTACACGTTGACTATCCTAAACGAAGTAAAGCAGTTATTAAAGAGGCTTACTTTAGAACGCCTTCGACAACTGATTATAATGGTGTCTACAAAGGTCGTTATGTAGACTTTGAAGCAAAAGAAACGGCCAATAAGACATCTTTTCCCCTTCAAAACATTCATGAGCATCAGGTTGAACACATGAAACAGGTTGCTGAACACGGGGGCATTGCCTTTCTATTATTACGTTTTAAAGGAAGAGATGAGACGTATTTATTATCATTTAAAGCGTTTATGCCGTTTTGGAAAAGGTATCTAGATCGTATTAAAAAGTCAATTTCAGTTGAAGAAGTGCAAGAAAATGGTTACTATATTCCTTATCAGTATCAACCGAGATTAAATTATCTTAATGCTGTTGATAAGTTGATATTAGATGAAAGTGAGGACCGCGTATGA
- a CDS encoding helicase C-terminal domain-containing protein, protein MKYTRYAVVDLETTGNQTDQDDIIQIGIVFVENKQIIDTYHSMIKTDQDIPAFIQALTSIENNMLQQAPYFHDIAHIIFQQLQGCVFVAHNAHFDLNFLTTAFEKCHIQYQPKSVIDTLELFKIAFPTEKSYQLSELSESLGISLEQAHRADEDAKTTARLMIKAFNKFELLPLDTKKQLYYLSKQLKFQLDNYFFELVRQHQPAHTLDGLSQYEQLYYKVLPDLEEKRIDFTDSLKAFYQYIITRTNYQYREDQLYLAEVIFNQLLHNDNALIEASTGSGKSLAYLIAALMYYIETGEHVIISTNTKLLQYQLLYHDIPRINQALNTQINAALIKSKRDYISLGLIQQILKDRVTNNYEVDLLKMQLLIWILETNTGDIQELNLRGGVKMYLDQKIETYIPMHKDIHYYQYIRNNAHHIQIGITNHAHLLHATHDHTIYQFFNHCIVDEAHRLPDYALDCVVHKISYSEIKYQLGLIGKTENEKLLYQLDQLEQRRTLEKLNIPHIDILTIKQDINVLHDMNEAMFDYLFDKIQTLHIYEDESSKLSYVFDLQSSELLSYLKRMIHHIHKTLEHFNNMKHKTVKTFRKQLLHIVSQFKTVEDGLKANQLFYISIKNIHQKSTIQLHIKSSSVKDVLTDKLLHAFQSLTFISGTLTFNQSFDTFKNWFHHESFHFNTYQLQPVHQQYRNGHIFIPKDIASFDYQNYDSYIETIVSYIARYVITVNGKCLVLFANYKMLYHVMEYLNELSTFEEYVILAQQQSQNYKIVQQFNHFDKAILLGTSSFFEGFDYQAHGIKCVMITKLPFMSQYSTQPLLLRDEFENVFKDYILPEAVTRFKQGLGRLLRNETDRGIVVSFDDRLINSHYRHFFQQTLEPYHQHQGDIEQFENLLTHLKKDTNTQNR, encoded by the coding sequence ATGAAATATACACGCTATGCCGTTGTTGACTTAGAAACAACAGGTAATCAAACGGATCAAGATGATATCATCCAAATTGGGATTGTATTTGTTGAAAATAAGCAAATTATCGACACATACCATTCTATGATTAAAACAGATCAAGATATCCCTGCATTTATTCAAGCACTGACGTCTATTGAAAACAATATGTTACAACAAGCACCTTATTTTCATGATATCGCACACATCATTTTTCAACAGCTACAAGGATGTGTATTCGTCGCACATAATGCTCATTTTGACCTCAACTTTTTGACAACAGCTTTTGAAAAGTGCCATATTCAATATCAACCTAAAAGTGTGATTGATACTTTAGAGTTGTTTAAAATCGCTTTCCCAACAGAAAAAAGCTATCAACTGAGTGAACTTTCAGAATCACTCGGTATTTCACTCGAACAAGCCCATCGAGCAGACGAAGACGCTAAAACAACAGCACGTCTCATGATTAAAGCTTTTAATAAATTTGAATTACTACCACTTGATACAAAAAAGCAACTGTATTATTTAAGCAAGCAACTTAAGTTTCAGCTCGATAATTACTTTTTTGAACTCGTGCGTCAACATCAACCTGCTCATACATTGGACGGTCTATCACAGTACGAACAATTGTATTACAAAGTATTACCAGATTTAGAAGAAAAACGTATTGATTTTACAGATTCACTTAAAGCATTCTATCAATACATTATTACACGTACGAATTATCAATATCGTGAGGATCAACTTTATCTCGCTGAAGTGATATTCAATCAATTATTGCATAATGACAATGCGCTGATTGAAGCATCAACAGGTAGTGGAAAATCTCTTGCTTATCTCATAGCTGCACTCATGTATTATATAGAAACAGGAGAGCATGTCATTATATCTACAAATACAAAACTATTACAATATCAGTTGTTATATCATGACATTCCACGTATTAATCAAGCACTTAATACACAAATTAATGCCGCTTTAATCAAAAGTAAACGTGACTATATCTCTTTAGGTCTTATTCAACAAATATTGAAAGATCGTGTAACCAACAATTATGAAGTCGATTTACTTAAAATGCAGTTGCTCATATGGATTTTAGAAACAAACACAGGAGACATACAAGAACTCAATTTACGTGGTGGCGTAAAAATGTATCTTGATCAAAAAATTGAAACCTATATCCCTATGCACAAAGATATACATTACTATCAATATATTCGTAATAATGCACATCACATTCAAATAGGGATTACCAATCATGCACATCTTTTACACGCTACACATGATCATACGATCTATCAATTTTTCAATCATTGTATTGTTGACGAGGCACACCGCTTACCAGATTATGCATTAGATTGTGTTGTTCATAAAATAAGTTATTCGGAGATTAAATACCAACTTGGGCTGATTGGCAAAACAGAAAATGAAAAGTTACTTTATCAACTCGACCAGTTGGAGCAACGACGGACTTTAGAAAAATTAAATATACCACATATAGATATTTTAACGATTAAGCAAGATATCAATGTTTTACACGATATGAATGAAGCCATGTTTGACTATCTATTTGATAAAATTCAAACCTTACATATTTACGAAGATGAGTCATCTAAATTATCTTATGTATTTGATTTACAAAGTTCTGAACTATTATCTTATTTAAAACGCATGATTCATCATATACATAAGACACTTGAACATTTTAATAATATGAAACATAAAACTGTAAAAACCTTTAGAAAACAATTGTTGCATATCGTATCACAATTTAAAACAGTTGAAGACGGACTGAAAGCCAATCAGCTTTTTTATATTTCTATTAAAAATATTCATCAAAAATCTACAATTCAATTGCATATTAAAAGTTCAAGTGTTAAAGATGTTTTGACAGATAAGCTGCTTCATGCCTTTCAATCACTGACATTTATTTCAGGGACATTAACATTCAATCAATCTTTTGATACTTTTAAAAATTGGTTTCACCATGAATCATTTCATTTTAATACGTATCAACTACAACCTGTACATCAACAATATCGTAATGGTCATATTTTTATCCCTAAAGACATTGCATCTTTTGACTACCAAAACTACGACAGTTATATTGAAACGATTGTGTCCTATATTGCACGCTATGTGATTACAGTGAATGGTAAATGTCTGGTGTTATTTGCAAACTACAAAATGCTATATCATGTTATGGAATATTTAAATGAACTTTCTACATTTGAAGAATATGTCATTTTAGCGCAACAACAAAGTCAAAATTATAAAATTGTTCAACAGTTTAATCATTTCGATAAAGCCATACTACTCGGTACATCCAGTTTCTTTGAAGGATTTGATTATCAAGCACATGGGATTAAGTGCGTAATGATTACTAAATTACCATTTATGAGTCAATATTCAACACAACCTTTGTTGTTGCGTGATGAGTTTGAAAACGTATTTAAAGACTATATTTTACCTGAAGCCGTTACACGCTTCAAACAAGGATTAGGTCGATTGTTACGAAATGAAACAGATAGAGGTATTGTTGTGTCTTTTGATGATCGTCTTATCAACAGTCATTATCGGCACTTCTTCCAACAAACATTAGAGCCATACCATCAGCATCAAGGGGATATTGAACAGTTTGAAAATTTATTAACACATCTCAAGAAAGACACCAATACCCAAAATCGATAA
- a CDS encoding DUF1798 family protein, translating into MTNCIWHLLLTDIVAIEKHYTMVRSGTTFDFYDDVVPFVQTIDAHLLHFQNTVPPDSIQTSPQYTRIINLLKTLSVVCHDVRTSKKHFYDQLKTVKHDVLFLQQQVGK; encoded by the coding sequence ATGACAAACTGTATTTGGCATTTACTTTTAACAGACATCGTTGCGATTGAAAAACATTACACTATGGTACGATCTGGCACGACTTTTGACTTTTATGATGATGTCGTACCATTTGTTCAAACCATAGACGCACACTTACTACATTTTCAAAATACAGTACCGCCTGATAGCATTCAAACATCCCCTCAATATACAAGAATTATTAATTTATTAAAAACTTTGTCAGTCGTGTGTCACGATGTGCGTACAAGTAAAAAACATTTTTATGATCAGCTTAAAACAGTTAAACACGACGTTCTATTTTTACAGCAACAGGTAGGTAAATAA
- a CDS encoding YpoC family protein, which translates to MTLLKTMTQLETSLDVLAQQRKIGHPESISLLDDYYTALMQYFCMINDIDCLENDTVLKVQPFNFQERLDYIQQRKHHYMGYQQMKTLKTELVKMYAAYRAKQQR; encoded by the coding sequence ATGACACTATTGAAGACTATGACACAGCTAGAAACATCATTGGACGTACTTGCTCAACAACGTAAAATTGGTCATCCTGAAAGTATCTCTTTATTAGATGATTACTATACAGCGCTCATGCAATACTTTTGTATGATTAATGATATCGATTGTTTAGAGAACGATACTGTTTTAAAAGTTCAACCGTTTAATTTTCAAGAACGCTTAGACTATATTCAACAACGCAAACATCATTATATGGGCTATCAGCAAATGAAAACACTCAAAACTGAATTAGTTAAGATGTATGCTGCATATCGTGCAAAGCAACAACGTTAA
- a CDS encoding DnaD domain-containing protein gives MNIEELQKRPFVCRYELLEHYEQLGLNEADLIILMKLLYTYESNHEQPAIEVLQHGTTMQSKEITMIIQKLVQLGLLNMHVEKNADGKFAEYMDLHGFYEQFTQLLKNISTQRIQQDKDQTFQQLFQKIEQGFGRGLSPVEIEHLNQWIDVDKYDLALINAAVDEAFAHHKSSLKYIDRILLNWEKNNVRTVEDSKPIRAQFNQSTHHPTKKIENFPKFDWLKGENPFAE, from the coding sequence TTGAATATTGAAGAATTACAAAAACGACCTTTTGTCTGTCGATATGAACTACTAGAACATTATGAACAGTTAGGTTTAAACGAAGCCGATTTAATTATTTTGATGAAATTGTTATATACTTATGAATCAAATCATGAGCAACCTGCTATTGAAGTTTTACAACATGGAACAACGATGCAATCCAAAGAAATTACGATGATTATCCAAAAACTTGTACAACTCGGTTTATTAAATATGCATGTTGAAAAAAATGCGGATGGTAAGTTTGCAGAATATATGGACCTTCATGGTTTTTACGAACAGTTTACGCAATTATTGAAAAATATCTCTACCCAACGTATACAACAAGATAAAGACCAGACATTCCAGCAACTTTTCCAAAAAATAGAACAAGGTTTTGGTCGTGGACTTTCTCCCGTAGAGATTGAACATTTAAATCAATGGATTGATGTAGATAAATATGATTTGGCACTGATTAATGCAGCTGTCGACGAAGCTTTCGCACATCATAAATCGAGCTTAAAATATATTGATCGTATTTTATTGAATTGGGAGAAAAATAATGTACGCACTGTTGAAGATTCTAAGCCCATTCGTGCTCAATTTAATCAATCCACACACCATCCAACAAAAAAAATAGAAAACTTTCCAAAATTTGACTGGTTGAAAGGGGAGAATCCATTTGCTGAGTAA
- a CDS encoding DUF1273 domain-containing protein: protein MYKTMYITGYKSYELNIFNDDAPEVVYLKKLITHKLVGYIEEGLEWVLIQGQLGIELWAASCVLELKKIYPDLKLGVITPFTNHTSKWRESQQIMYQSIIDHADFVDSVFHSDFKGAYQFQAADQFMLDHTDITMLIYDEEREASPKFFKKKLVDFIEQTHYTCDVVTFDEITSFINDLQWSEEI, encoded by the coding sequence ATGTATAAGACAATGTATATCACAGGATATAAATCATACGAATTAAATATTTTTAATGATGATGCACCCGAAGTTGTATATTTAAAAAAATTAATAACACACAAACTTGTGGGTTACATTGAAGAAGGATTAGAATGGGTACTTATACAAGGACAGCTTGGTATTGAGCTGTGGGCTGCCTCATGTGTACTTGAACTTAAAAAGATATATCCTGATCTAAAGTTAGGCGTTATTACACCTTTTACAAATCATACGTCTAAGTGGCGAGAGTCACAACAAATAATGTATCAGTCCATTATTGATCACGCGGACTTCGTCGATAGTGTTTTCCATAGTGACTTCAAAGGGGCATATCAATTTCAAGCAGCTGATCAATTTATGCTTGATCACACTGATATTACAATGCTTATTTACGATGAAGAACGCGAAGCAAGCCCCAAATTTTTTAAAAAGAAGTTAGTTGATTTTATAGAACAAACACACTATACTTGTGATGTTGTGACATTTGATGAAATTACAAGTTTTATCAATGACTTACAGTGGTCGGAAGAAATATGA
- a CDS encoding transglycosylase domain-containing protein, whose protein sequence is MTEKQASSNGSQKKTGQKKNRNIKRTIIKVLSFCVLAFVILALLGVLLFAYYAWKAPAFNEAKLQDPSPAKVYDKDDTLIKTLDNGARREHVDLKDVPDQMKDAVLATEDNRFYDHGALDYKRLFGAVLKNVTGGFGSQGASTLTQQVVKRTFLTDQKSIERKAQEAYLSYRLEQEYSKDEIFQMYLNKIYYSDGVYGVKAAAKYYFDKDLKDLNLAESAYLAGLPQVPNTYNIYDNPEEAEKRKDTVLYLMAYHNRISEKEKKEAQDTPITTNLVERTADEREVKPDTSDQEYDSYLNFVKQELMGNEEFKGRNLSDILNSGVKIYTHMNKDVQTALQSRIDNGSYYKNDEQQVGATIVDSQTGSLAAISGGRNYKDVVQRNQATDVHPTGSTLKPFLAYGPAIDNLQWATNHSIQDESVYYLNGGAFRNYDQKSHGVVTIYDALRQSFNIPALKTWQQVKEQAGANAPTDFSAKVGLEYENTDIGPSEVLGGSSSEFSPTQLASAYASFANGGTYNKAHSIRKVVEANGNTIEFDHTSHKAMNDYTAYMITQILKGTFDTYGSAYGNDVSGVNVAAKTGTGTYGEQTYQEYSLPDSAAKDVWISGYSPRYTMSIWMGFSKVKAYGENSFVGSSEQKLPQYLFKDVMGDINPQDGLDFEQPASVGGSGRSLYVAQAPDGNTTSNFTESSNGSNTGSNNSNQNLSNSHNSNSNDNNNNNNGGFFKKIFGN, encoded by the coding sequence ATGACGGAGAAACAAGCGTCTTCTAATGGTTCACAAAAGAAGACCGGTCAAAAAAAGAATAGAAACATTAAGCGTACAATAATTAAAGTGTTGAGCTTTTGTGTATTAGCTTTTGTGATTTTAGCGTTACTGGGTGTTTTACTTTTTGCGTATTATGCATGGAAAGCACCCGCATTTAATGAGGCGAAGTTACAAGACCCAAGTCCAGCTAAAGTATACGATAAAGATGATACACTTATCAAAACACTGGATAATGGTGCGAGACGTGAACATGTTGATCTGAAAGATGTTCCAGACCAGATGAAAGATGCTGTTTTAGCAACAGAAGATAACCGCTTCTATGATCATGGTGCGCTAGACTATAAGCGCTTATTTGGCGCAGTGCTTAAAAATGTTACAGGTGGGTTTGGTTCACAAGGGGCATCGACTTTGACACAACAAGTTGTTAAAAGAACATTTTTAACAGATCAAAAGTCTATTGAGCGTAAAGCACAAGAAGCTTACCTCTCGTATCGTTTGGAACAAGAATACTCTAAGGATGAAATCTTCCAAATGTATCTGAATAAGATTTATTATTCAGATGGTGTGTATGGTGTGAAGGCAGCAGCTAAATATTATTTTGATAAGGATTTAAAAGATTTGAATTTAGCTGAATCAGCATATCTTGCAGGTCTACCTCAAGTTCCTAACACGTATAATATTTATGATAATCCTGAAGAAGCTGAAAAGCGTAAAGATACCGTATTGTACTTAATGGCTTATCATAATCGCATTAGTGAAAAAGAAAAGAAAGAAGCACAAGATACACCAATTACAACAAACTTAGTAGAACGTACAGCGGATGAGCGTGAGGTTAAACCAGATACGAGTGATCAAGAATATGATTCGTACCTCAACTTTGTAAAACAAGAGTTAATGGGTAATGAAGAATTCAAAGGACGCAATTTATCCGATATATTAAACAGTGGCGTTAAAATTTATACACATATGAATAAAGATGTTCAAACAGCGCTACAAAGTCGTATAGATAATGGTAGTTACTATAAAAATGATGAACAGCAAGTAGGTGCAACGATTGTTGATAGTCAAACAGGTTCGCTCGCTGCCATTTCTGGTGGACGTAACTACAAAGATGTTGTACAGCGCAACCAAGCAACAGATGTACACCCTACTGGTTCAACATTAAAACCATTCTTAGCCTATGGACCAGCGATTGATAATTTACAATGGGCAACCAATCATTCTATACAAGATGAATCGGTGTACTACTTAAATGGTGGTGCTTTCCGCAACTACGATCAGAAAAGTCATGGTGTTGTGACGATTTATGATGCGTTGCGACAAAGTTTCAACATCCCAGCACTTAAGACTTGGCAACAAGTTAAAGAGCAAGCAGGTGCTAATGCGCCAACAGATTTCTCAGCTAAAGTTGGACTGGAATACGAAAATACAGATATTGGTCCTTCCGAGGTACTCGGTGGTTCATCATCTGAATTCTCGCCTACACAACTTGCGTCTGCCTATGCCTCATTTGCGAATGGTGGTACATATAATAAAGCCCACTCTATTCGTAAAGTAGTAGAAGCAAATGGTAATACGATCGAGTTTGATCACACGAGTCATAAAGCAATGAATGACTACACGGCTTATATGATTACACAAATTTTAAAAGGTACATTTGACACGTATGGTTCAGCATATGGTAACGATGTTTCAGGTGTAAATGTTGCAGCTAAAACAGGTACAGGTACTTATGGTGAACAAACATATCAAGAGTACAGTTTACCGGATTCAGCTGCCAAAGACGTATGGATTTCAGGTTATTCACCACGTTATACAATGTCTATATGGATGGGCTTTAGTAAGGTGAAAGCATATGGTGAAAACTCATTCGTTGGTAGTTCGGAACAAAAATTACCACAATATCTCTTCAAAGATGTTATGGGAGATATTAACCCGCAAGATGGTTTAGATTTTGAACAACCTGCATCCGTTGGTGGAAGTGGTAGAAGTTTATATGTTGCACAAGCACCAGACGGTAATACAACAAGTAACTTTACTGAATCAAGCAATGGTTCTAATACAGGTTCTAACAATAGTAACCAAAATTTGAGCAATAGTCATAATAGCAACTCAAATGATAACAATAATAATAACAATGGAGGTTTCTTCAAAAAAATCTTCGGTAACTAA
- the gpsB gene encoding cell division regulator GpsB, which yields MSDVSLKLSAKDIYEKDFEKTVVRGYRPEEVDAFLDDIIVDYQKMSDLNNEVIKLSEENHKLKKEIEDLRIRVASGRQQDSKGFASQSTGQNNNADILKRISNLEKAVFGK from the coding sequence ATGTCAGATGTTTCGTTAAAGTTATCTGCAAAAGATATTTATGAAAAAGATTTTGAAAAAACAGTAGTAAGAGGCTATCGTCCGGAAGAGGTAGATGCCTTTTTAGATGATATTATTGTAGATTATCAAAAAATGTCAGATTTAAACAATGAAGTCATCAAACTCTCTGAAGAAAATCATAAATTAAAAAAAGAAATTGAAGACTTACGCATTCGTGTTGCATCAGGACGTCAACAAGATAGCAAAGGATTTGCAAGTCAAAGTACGGGTCAAAACAATAACGCCGACATTTTAAAACGTATTTCTAATTTAGAAAAAGCAGTATTTGGTAAATAA
- the asnS gene encoding asparagine--tRNA ligase, translated as MKTTIKEAKKYIGQEITIGAWLANKRSSGKIAFLQLRDGTGFMQGVVVKSEVDEDVFKCAKSLTQESSVYVTGEITEDNRSDLGYEMQVKHIEVIHEAHDYPITPKNHGTEFLMDHRHLWLRSKKQHAVMKIRNEIIRATYEFFNVNGFTKIDPPILTASAPEGTSELFHTKYFEEDAFLSQSGQLYMEAAAMAHGKVFSFGPTFRAEKSKTRRHLIEFWMIEPEMAFTNHAESLEVQENYVAFIVQSVLKNCSIELKILDRDTSKLEKICAPFPRITYDDAIKFLHEAGFDDIEWGDDFGAPHETAIANHYDLPVFIINYPTKIKPFYMQPNPENEDTVLCADLIAPEGYGEIVGGSERINDLSLLESRIDEHQLDPESYQYYLDLRKYGSVPHSGFGLGLERTVAWISGVEHVRETSPFPRLLNRLYP; from the coding sequence ATGAAGACAACAATTAAAGAAGCAAAAAAATACATTGGTCAAGAAATCACGATTGGTGCATGGCTTGCCAACAAGCGTTCTAGTGGTAAAATTGCGTTCCTTCAATTACGTGATGGTACTGGCTTTATGCAAGGTGTCGTTGTGAAATCCGAAGTTGACGAAGATGTTTTTAAATGTGCAAAATCATTAACACAAGAATCATCTGTTTACGTAACAGGTGAAATCACTGAAGACAACCGTTCTGACTTAGGTTATGAGATGCAAGTTAAACATATTGAAGTCATTCATGAAGCACATGACTATCCGATTACACCTAAAAATCACGGCACAGAGTTTTTAATGGACCATCGCCATCTATGGTTGCGTTCTAAAAAGCAACACGCTGTTATGAAAATTCGTAACGAGATTATCCGTGCAACATATGAATTTTTTAATGTTAATGGTTTTACTAAAATTGATCCACCTATTTTAACAGCAAGTGCACCTGAGGGAACAAGTGAGCTCTTCCATACAAAGTATTTTGAAGAAGATGCCTTTTTATCTCAAAGTGGTCAGCTTTATATGGAAGCAGCTGCAATGGCACATGGTAAAGTTTTTTCTTTCGGTCCAACATTCCGTGCTGAAAAATCTAAAACACGTCGTCATCTTATTGAATTCTGGATGATTGAACCCGAAATGGCCTTTACCAATCATGCTGAGAGCTTAGAGGTTCAAGAAAATTATGTTGCTTTTATCGTGCAATCTGTACTTAAAAATTGTTCGATTGAGCTTAAAATATTAGACCGTGATACATCTAAGCTTGAAAAAATATGTGCACCATTTCCACGTATCACTTATGATGATGCCATTAAATTTTTACATGAAGCAGGATTTGATGACATTGAATGGGGAGATGACTTTGGCGCACCTCATGAAACAGCAATCGCCAATCATTACGATTTGCCTGTCTTTATCATCAATTATCCAACAAAAATCAAGCCATTTTATATGCAACCGAATCCTGAAAATGAAGATACGGTTTTATGTGCAGACCTTATTGCACCTGAAGGCTATGGTGAGATTGTTGGTGGCTCTGAACGTATTAATGATTTATCACTACTAGAGTCTCGTATTGATGAACACCAACTTGATCCTGAAAGTTATCAATATTACTTAGATTTGCGTAAATATGGTAGTGTCCCACATAGTGGCTTTGGATTAGGTTTAGAGCGTACTGTGGCATGGATATCTGGTGTAGAACACGTACGTGAAACATCACCATTCCCACGTTTATTAAATAGACTATATCCTTAA
- the nth gene encoding endonuclease III codes for MLSKKKALSMIDIIDEMFPDAECELIHDNPFELTIAVLLSAQCTDNTVNKVTKTLFQKYHTPEDYLAVSLEELQNDIRSIGLYRNKAKNIQKLCQSLIDKFNGEVPSQHEQLVSLAGVGQKTANVVMSVAFGEPALAVDTHVERVSKRLGICRWKDNVTEVERRLTSIIPKSRWTKSHHQLIFFGRYHCLAKKPKCDVCPLLPDCREGQKRYRASQRLSGGNAS; via the coding sequence TTGCTGAGTAAGAAAAAAGCTTTATCCATGATTGATATTATTGATGAAATGTTTCCAGATGCTGAATGTGAATTGATACATGATAACCCTTTTGAGCTTACAATTGCGGTACTCTTATCCGCACAGTGTACGGACAATACAGTGAACAAGGTCACAAAAACACTTTTTCAAAAATATCACACACCTGAAGACTATTTAGCCGTGTCTTTAGAAGAATTGCAAAATGATATTCGCTCTATTGGACTCTATCGCAATAAAGCTAAAAACATCCAAAAATTATGTCAATCATTAATTGATAAATTTAACGGTGAAGTGCCAAGTCAGCATGAGCAATTAGTTAGTCTTGCCGGTGTAGGTCAAAAAACAGCCAATGTCGTTATGAGTGTCGCATTTGGTGAGCCTGCACTTGCTGTGGATACACATGTTGAACGTGTTTCTAAACGTTTAGGCATTTGTCGTTGGAAAGATAATGTTACAGAAGTAGAAAGACGCCTGACATCAATTATTCCTAAGTCACGTTGGACAAAAAGTCATCATCAACTTATCTTTTTTGGTCGATATCACTGTTTAGCTAAAAAACCAAAATGCGATGTTTGTCCGCTGTTACCCGATTGCAGAGAAGGGCAGAAGCGTTATCGTGCTTCACAACGTCTATCAGGAGGTAATGCTTCATGA